One window of the Candidatus Obscuribacterales bacterium genome contains the following:
- a CDS encoding calcium-binding protein encodes INGNSDRNLLRGDGGNDTLRSRGGNDVLDGGTGRNRLIGGSGDDIYIVRSRGDVVVEQAGQGTDIVKAVVSWRLGNHQENLTLLGGRAALNGSGNTLDNQMIGNLGDNLLLGGGGNDILRGGGGNDRLFGNIADDLLQGGGGDDVLIGGGGNDRLEGGNGNDRLEGSIGNNVLIGGDGDDILIGGPGRNTLTGGAGRDRFYLNNINHRADAITDFDDDIDQLYISRSGFRLQNSSRGVLSPEQFRLGSVARNESDRFLYNRSTGQLFFDADGSGRGDRILVARLSNNAQLSHSDIVLF; translated from the coding sequence GATTAACGGCAACAGCGATCGCAACCTTCTGCGTGGTGATGGCGGCAACGATACTCTGCGCAGTCGGGGCGGCAATGATGTGTTAGACGGCGGCACTGGGCGAAACCGCCTGATTGGTGGCTCTGGTGACGATATCTATATTGTGCGCAGTCGCGGTGATGTCGTTGTTGAACAGGCTGGACAGGGTACTGACATCGTCAAAGCCGTGGTCAGTTGGCGGCTCGGCAACCACCAAGAAAATTTGACGCTCTTGGGAGGACGCGCTGCTCTCAACGGCAGTGGTAATACCTTAGACAATCAGATGATCGGCAACCTAGGCGACAACCTTCTCCTTGGGGGAGGGGGCAACGACATCCTGCGCGGCGGCGGCGGCAACGATCGCCTCTTTGGTAATATTGCCGATGATCTATTACAGGGTGGCGGTGGTGACGATGTCTTAATCGGCGGTGGCGGCAACGATCGCCTAGAGGGCGGTAATGGCAACGATCGCCTGGAGGGCAGCATCGGCAATAATGTTTTGATCGGCGGGGACGGGGACGATATCCTCATCGGTGGGCCAGGTCGCAACACGCTCACCGGCGGAGCAGGACGCGATCGCTTCTATCTCAACAATATCAATCACAGAGCAGACGCCATCACCGATTTCGACGATGATATCGATCAACTCTACATCTCGCGATCGGGCTTCCGACTGCAAAACTCATCCCGAGGCGTCCTCAGTCCCGAACAGTTTCGTCTAGGCAGCGTTGCTAGAAATGAAAGCGATCGCTTCCTCTATAACCGCAGTACGGGGCAACTCTTTTTCGATGCCGACGGCAGTGGTCGGGGCGATCGCATCCTTGTGGCACGGCTGTCGAACAATGCTCAGCTCAGCCATAGCGACATCGTTCTCTTTTAG
- a CDS encoding universal stress protein, which translates to MIEKILLADSGTGQAEAMLKSLMDLPIIQKASVTVLHVVSSQVTAEGMTAKWEEGGKVLARCIQSLQLDPGKTTAMLREGDPKDIVCRVADEIDADLIIMGSRGLKRLQSILENSVSQYVFQLAGRPMLLVKDDIYVKRIKTILVAVDKSAAAQECLDVAIALLRDVTGGQLILVHANPDLTSKLDEQLSSRGEQDPVLAPAIAKAKQYGIKYRCEAPEGKPGLRICQLAESLNADLLMLGSPDRRPSIAKGLPDLDRLLGQSLSDYVRVYANCPVMLVRHPSA; encoded by the coding sequence ATGATAGAAAAAATCCTACTTGCAGATTCCGGTACTGGCCAAGCGGAGGCCATGCTCAAATCCTTGATGGATCTGCCCATCATTCAAAAAGCCTCTGTGACGGTTCTTCACGTGGTCTCATCCCAGGTGACGGCGGAGGGCATGACGGCTAAATGGGAAGAAGGCGGAAAAGTATTGGCGCGCTGCATCCAGTCGCTGCAGCTAGATCCTGGAAAAACGACGGCTATGCTGCGCGAGGGCGATCCCAAAGACATCGTCTGTCGGGTTGCTGATGAGATCGATGCTGATTTAATCATCATGGGCTCTCGGGGACTGAAGCGCCTTCAGTCTATTTTGGAAAACTCTGTGAGCCAGTACGTCTTCCAGCTTGCAGGCCGTCCGATGCTGTTGGTCAAAGACGATATCTATGTGAAGCGCATCAAGACTATTTTGGTGGCTGTGGATAAATCTGCTGCTGCTCAGGAATGTCTGGATGTGGCGATCGCTCTCCTGCGGGATGTAACCGGCGGGCAGTTGATTTTGGTTCACGCCAACCCTGACTTGACCTCTAAGCTAGATGAGCAGTTATCCAGCCGTGGGGAACAGGATCCAGTCTTAGCACCGGCGATCGCCAAGGCTAAGCAGTATGGCATCAAATATCGCTGTGAAGCACCGGAAGGTAAGCCTGGCCTGCGGATTTGCCAATTGGCAGAATCCTTAAATGCCGATCTCCTGATGCTAGGCTCCCCCGATCGCCGTCCATCGATCGCCAAGGGCCTGCCAGATCTCGATCGCCTCTTAGGTCAGTCTTTGTCAGACTATGTGCGTGTCTATGCCAACTGTCCGGTCATGTTGGTGCGCCATCCCAGCGCCTAG